The genomic region AGGCAGGGTGCCGGTGCTTCACTTCTTCGACGGCTTCCGTACGAGCCACGAAGAAATGAAAATAGAAGAAATATCCTACGACACGATGCGCGCCTGCATAGACGACGAGCTCGTGCGCGAACACAGATACAACAGGCTTTCGCCCGACGCTCCCTTCGTCCGCGGCACGGCGCAGAACCCGGACGTCTTCTTCCAGACAAGAGAGGGAGCCAACGCCTACTACGCGGCCATGCCCGACATCTTCCAGGGCGCGATGGACAAATTCGCCAAACTCACTGGGCGCCGCTACCACCTCTTCGACTACTTCGGAGCGGAAGACGCCGAACGCGTAATAGTCATAATGGGCAGCGGAGCCGCCGTGGCCCATGAGACAGTCGAACATATGAGCAAATGCGGAGAAAAAGTCGGAGTGCTCACAGTCCGCCTCTTCCGCCCCTTCGACGTCAAGCGCTTCAAAAACGCGCTGCCCGCGACGGTCAAAAAAATAGCGGTCCTCGACCGCTCCAAAGACCCGGCGGCCATAAGCGAGCCGCTCTGCGCGGATGTCAAAGAAGCGCTCAACGGCAGCGGCATAACGGTCGTCGGAGGACGCTACGGCCTCTCCTCCAAAGACTTCACCCCCGCCATGGTCAAGGGAGTATTCGACGAACTCAAAAAACTCCAGCCTAAAGACAGCTTCACGATAGGCATAGAAGACGACGTAACATACACGAGCCTGCCCTACGATCCGTCATACGACACAGAAAACCCCAAAACGATCCGCTGCCTCTTCTACGGGCTCGGCTCGGACGGCACTGTGGGAGCCAACAAAAACTCCATAAAAATAATAGGGCAGGAAACGGAGCTTTACGCGCAGGGCTACTACAGCTACGACTCCAAAAAATCCGGAGGGATAACGGTAAGCCACCTGCGCTTCGGCCCCGACCCCATATACGCCAGCTACCTCATCAACAAAGCCAACTTCACGGCCTGCCACGTATACAGCTTCGTCGAAAAATTAGACATACTCAAAAACGCGGCCGAAGGGGGCACCTTCCTGCTGAACAGCCCCTTCGGCCCCGACGAGATATGGGACAAGCTCCCCTACAGCTATCAGAAACATATAATAGACAAAAAACTCAAATTCTACGTGATAGACGCGGTAAAAATCGCCAAAGAGACAGGCATGGGCTCCCGCACCAACACGATAATGCAGACCTGCTTCTTCGCGATAAGCGGCATACTGCCCCAGGACAAAGCGATAGAAGCCATCAAAAACTCGATAATCAAAAGCTACATAAGAAAAGGGCAGGCCATAGTAGACAAAAATATAAACGCGGTGAACGAGACGCTGGACAACCTCCACCAGGTCAAAGTGCCCGGCGAAGCCACGAGCGCCTTCGATATAAACCCGCCCGTGGCGGACGACGCTCCCGAATTCGTCAAAAACGTCTTGGGCCCCATGATGGCCCTCGAAGGAGACAGCCTCCCGGTGTCCGCCCTCCCTGAAGACGGCACATACCCGAGCGGCACCACCCAATACGAAAAACGCAACATAGCGATAGACATCCCCGTATGGAACCCCGACGCCTGCATCCAGTGCGGCAAATGCGTCCTCGTATGCCCGCACGCGGCCATACGCTCAAAAGTCTACGACGGGCGGCTGCTCGAAGACGCGCCGGAAACCTTCAAAGCGACGGAGGCCAAATGGAAAAACTTCCAGGGGCAAAGCTTCACCCTACAGACGGCGCCCGAAGACTGCACAGGCTGCGGCCTCTGCGTCCACAACTGCCCCGTCAACAAAACGAAGACGGAAGAAAAAGACAAAGCGCTCGCGATGAAAACCCAGATGCCCTTAAGGCAGACGGAAAAGGCCAACTGGGACTACTTCCTCTCCCTCCCCGAGGCGGACAGGACCAAACTCGACACCGCCACAGTAAAAGACGTCCAGCTACTGAGGCCGCTCTTTGAATTCTCCGGCGCCTGCGCCGGCTGTGGAGAGACCCCCTACCTCAAGCTCCTCTCCCAGCTCTTCGGAGAGAGGGCGATAATAGCCAACGCGACAGGCTGCTCATCCATATACGGTGGCAACCTGCCGACCACCCCGTGGGCGGTGAGCGACAGAGGCAAAGGGCCGGCGTGGAGCAACTCGCTCTTTGAAGACGCGGCGGAATTCGGCCTCGGCTTCCGTCTCACGATAGACAAACACAAACAGTACGCCGAAGAACTCATAACCAAAATGGCCCCCGAACTCGGAGAAGAAAAAGTAAAACAAATACTTGAAGCTCCGCAGCGCACGACCGAACAGATCCACGACGTAGAAGGCAAAATAGCCGAAATAAAAACCTACCTGGCGCACAACTGGAGCCCCGAGGGAGAAGAACTTGAAAGCGTAATAGACAACCTTGCGAGAAAATCCGTGTGGGCCATAGGAGGAGACGGCTGGGCCTACGACATAGGCTACGGAGGGCTCGACCACGTAATAGCGTCGGGCAAAAACGTAAACATCCTCGTCCTCGACACGGAAGTCTACTCCAACACCGGCGGACAGGCGTCCAAATCCACGCCGAGGGGGGCGGTAGCTAAATTTGCTGCGGCAGGCAAGCGCATGGGCAAAAAAGACCTTGCGATGATGGCCATGAGCTACGGCGACGTATACGTGGGAAGAGTGGCCATAGGGGCCAACGACGCGCATACAGTCAAAGTATTCGAAGAGGCCGAAGCCTACGACGGGCCGTCCATAATAATAGCCTACTGCCACTGCATAGCGCACGGCATAGACATGGTAAAGGGGCTCGACCAGCAGAAAAAAGCCGTGGAAAGCGGCCACTGGATACTCATGAGATACAACCCGGAACTTGCTGCGGCAGGTAAAAACCCTCTCATCATAGACTCCAAAGAGCCGACGCTGCCGCTTGAAGAGTACGTCTACAACGAAGTTAGATACAAGAGCTTGAAGGCCACGGCTCCGGAAGAGGCCGCGCTCCTCCTCGAAGAAGAAAAGAAATCTTTAAAAGACAGATGGCGTCTTTACAAATATCTCGCCGATATGAAAATGGAAGGATAGATGACAAAGAATGTCCGAAGTTGAAATCAAAAAAAAGATTAAGGCAGAAAACGGCATGGTAATAGCGACTAAGGTCACTACCGGCGCGTCGGAAGAGGCGAAGACGGCCCCGCGCATCGCGGTGGAGGAGAACAAAAAGCCCGAAGCGCCGACGCCTAAGCCCAAACGCCGCGCCGGCATAACGGAGACCGCGTTCCGCGACGCCCACCAGTCGATCATGGCGACGCGCCTCCGCACCGACGACATGCTGCCGATCTGCGAGGCGATGGACGAGGTAGGCTATCATTCGATAGAGATGTGGGGAGGGGCCACCTTCGACGCCGCGATGCGCTTTTTAGGCGAGGACCCGTGGGAGAGGCTGCGCAAAATCAAGAAACGCCTCAGAAAGACTAAGACGCAGATGCTGATGCGCGGGCAGAACATAGTCGGCTACCGCCATTATTCCGACGAAGTCGTGCGCGAGTTCGTCAAGCGCGCGATAGGCAACGGCGTCGACATCGTCCGCGTCTTCGACGCGCTGAACGACCTGCGCAACATGGAGATAGCGGCGGACGCCGTCAAGAGAGAAGGCGGAGAGCTGCAGATGACTATCTCCTATACGATATCGCCGGTGCACACGCTCAACCTCTTTGCAAAGCAGGCGCGCGACATGGCCGATATGGGGGCCGACTCGATATGCATCAAGGACATGGCGGGGCTTCTCTCCCCCGTAGCGGCTTCGGCTCTCGTAAAGGCGATAAAGAAAAGGGTAGACCTGCCCGTGCAGATTCACAGCCACTACACGAGCGGCATGGCGGCCATGAGCTATCTGGCCGCGCTCGAAGCCGGCGCCGACGTCGTCGACTGCGCTATCTCCCCCTTCGCTATGGGCACGAGCCAGCCCGCAACGGAGACGATAGTTGCGGCCCTCGCCGGCGGCCCGCTCGACACAGAGCTGTCGCTCGAGAAACTGCTGCCTGTCGCGAAACACTATCAAGCGCTTCACGAGAAATACAAGGACATCATCATGGGCGTCTCCGGCGTCAACGTCAACATACTCCTTTATCAGATACCGGGCGGAATGTATTCCAACCTTCAGAGTCAGCTTAAAGAGGGTGGATGCCTTGAAAAGTTCGCTGAGGTCATGGAAGAGGTGCCGCGCGTGCGCAAGGAGATGGGCTATCCGCCTCTTGTGACGCCGACGAGCCAGATAGTCGGAACGCAAGCCGCGATGAACGTGATAACGGGCAAGCGCTGGAAGATGGTCCCGCACGAAGTCCAGCAGTACTTCCGCGGCTACTACGGCAAGACGCCGGCGCCGGTAGACCCCGAGATTCAGAAGCTGGTGCTCGGCGACGAAAAGCCTATCACCTGCCGCCCGGGCGAAAAGATTCCGCCCGAGATTGAAGCGGCGAAAAAAGAAATAGGCGTATGGTGTACGCAGCCGGAGGACTTGCTCTCCTACATACTCTTCCCGCAGGTCGCGAAAGACTTCCTTCCGAACAAATTCTCAAGGGAAAACCTTGTGAACATCGGCCAGGACGAGCAGGATGCGCCGGAAGCTTACGAAATATAGAGGCATTTTCCGATAAAGAGAGGGGCGGCCTGTGCGGCTGCCCTTTTCGCTGTCATGCGCCTCTATATATCCGAGCGAGAGAATTATGAGCTATCCGGACCGGAGATGCTAAAAATTACGTCAATCTGCTATAATTAATGAATAAAAATCCATGAAGGGGAGGCCTTCGCCATGAAATTTTTTCTCGATACGGCGAACATAGACGAGATAAAGGCGGCGTGTTCGTGGGGGGTCATCAGCGGAGTCACGACGAATCCGACCCTCGTCTCGAAAGAGGGCGGCATCGACTTTTACGCCCGCGTGCGCGAGATAGCGGAGGCCGTAAACGGCCCGGTCAGCGCCGAAGCGGTCTCGCTCGAGAGAGACCGGCTCGTCGCCGAGGCGATCGAGCTTGCGAAGATACACCCGCAGGTGGTGGTAAAAGTGCCGATGTGTCCAGACGGCCTCGGCGCCGTCAAAGAGCTCGCCGCGCGCGGCATAAAGACTAACGCGACGCTCATCTTCAGCGTCAACCAGGCTTTGCTTGCGGCCGCAGCGGGTGCGGCCTACGTCAGCCCCTTCGTAGGCCGCCTGGACGACATCGGCGAGGATGGGCTCGCCCTCGTCCGCGATATCGCGGAAATCTTCGCCGGCTACGGCATCGGCAGCCAAATCATCGCCGCGAGCCTACGCCATCCTGCGCACGTGCGCGAGTGCGCCAGAGCCGGCGCCGACATAGCCACCGTCCCCTTCAAGGTGTTGAAGATGATGTTTGAACATCCGCTCACGGCGAAGGGGATAGCGCAGTTCAACGCCGACTGGGAAAAATACCGGGGCAGGCTTGCTTAAAGGGGCGGCGGTAGACGCTGCAAAAAACTGCAATTAGTTTAAGAGGGTGAGAGGTATGGACATATCCGAAGCGAAGAAGAAAAGCAACAAACAGCTTGGCGAGACCGTCTGTAAGGCGCTCGCCGCGCGCGGGTTCCGCGCCCAGTATGCGGACGACGGGGAGGCTGCCTGTGAGCGCGTGCTCGAAATGATAGCAGACGGCGCCTCGGTCGGCATTCCCGGAACGGTTACCGTGCGCGAACTCGGCCTGCCGGAGCGGCTCGAAGAAAAGGGCTGCCGCATCAGCGAGCACTGGCTGCCCGGCATGACCCCGGAGGAGCGGAGGGCGGCGATGATCGGCGAGCTGAGCGCGGACTGGTTCCTGACCAGCGCGAACGCGCTCGCGATGGACGGCACGATCGTTAACGTCGACGGCACCGGCAACCGCACAGCGGGGATGTCGTGGGGGCCCGGCAAGGTCATTTATATCATCGGCGTCAACAAGATCACGCCGGATGTCCACTCGGCGCTGAAACGCGCACGCAATGTCGCGACGCCGCCGAACGCGCTGCGCCTGGCGCGCAGGACGCCCTGCGCCGTCACCGGCCGCTGCTCCGACTGCGATAGCGAAGACAGGCTGTGCCGTATCGTAATGCTGTTGGAACGCGCGCCGATCGGGCGCGAGTGCCATGTGATAATAGTCGGCGAGGAGCTCGGATATTAGCGGCGGCGTCAGCGCGCTTTAAAAGAGCTAAAGCCGTAAACGAGAAAGCCTTCCGCAGGAAAACGCGGAAGGCCTTTATATTTTTATACCATCAGCGCGTGGGCGATATCAAGACAGCCTGACCTTCAGTGAGTAAAATATCATAAAGTCGCCGTTTGTTATTATACTC from Synergistes jonesii harbors:
- the nifJ gene encoding pyruvate:ferredoxin (flavodoxin) oxidoreductase; this encodes MREKTMVTLDGNEAVAHVAHAVNEVISIYPITPSSPMGEWSDQWSAEGRPNIWGTVPLVAEMQSEAGASGAYHGALQAGALGTTFTASQGLLLMIPNMYKIAGELTSTVMHVTARSLATHALSIFGDHSDVMAVRNTGWAMLSSATVQEATDNALIAQMATLEGRVPVLHFFDGFRTSHEEMKIEEISYDTMRACIDDELVREHRYNRLSPDAPFVRGTAQNPDVFFQTREGANAYYAAMPDIFQGAMDKFAKLTGRRYHLFDYFGAEDAERVIVIMGSGAAVAHETVEHMSKCGEKVGVLTVRLFRPFDVKRFKNALPATVKKIAVLDRSKDPAAISEPLCADVKEALNGSGITVVGGRYGLSSKDFTPAMVKGVFDELKKLQPKDSFTIGIEDDVTYTSLPYDPSYDTENPKTIRCLFYGLGSDGTVGANKNSIKIIGQETELYAQGYYSYDSKKSGGITVSHLRFGPDPIYASYLINKANFTACHVYSFVEKLDILKNAAEGGTFLLNSPFGPDEIWDKLPYSYQKHIIDKKLKFYVIDAVKIAKETGMGSRTNTIMQTCFFAISGILPQDKAIEAIKNSIIKSYIRKGQAIVDKNINAVNETLDNLHQVKVPGEATSAFDINPPVADDAPEFVKNVLGPMMALEGDSLPVSALPEDGTYPSGTTQYEKRNIAIDIPVWNPDACIQCGKCVLVCPHAAIRSKVYDGRLLEDAPETFKATEAKWKNFQGQSFTLQTAPEDCTGCGLCVHNCPVNKTKTEEKDKALAMKTQMPLRQTEKANWDYFLSLPEADRTKLDTATVKDVQLLRPLFEFSGACAGCGETPYLKLLSQLFGERAIIANATGCSSIYGGNLPTTPWAVSDRGKGPAWSNSLFEDAAEFGLGFRLTIDKHKQYAEELITKMAPELGEEKVKQILEAPQRTTEQIHDVEGKIAEIKTYLAHNWSPEGEELESVIDNLARKSVWAIGGDGWAYDIGYGGLDHVIASGKNVNILVLDTEVYSNTGGQASKSTPRGAVAKFAAAGKRMGKKDLAMMAMSYGDVYVGRVAIGANDAHTVKVFEEAEAYDGPSIIIAYCHCIAHGIDMVKGLDQQKKAVESGHWILMRYNPELAAAGKNPLIIDSKEPTLPLEEYVYNEVRYKSLKATAPEEAALLLEEEKKSLKDRWRLYKYLADMKMEG
- a CDS encoding pyruvate carboxylase subunit B, which encodes MSEVEIKKKIKAENGMVIATKVTTGASEEAKTAPRIAVEENKKPEAPTPKPKRRAGITETAFRDAHQSIMATRLRTDDMLPICEAMDEVGYHSIEMWGGATFDAAMRFLGEDPWERLRKIKKRLRKTKTQMLMRGQNIVGYRHYSDEVVREFVKRAIGNGVDIVRVFDALNDLRNMEIAADAVKREGGELQMTISYTISPVHTLNLFAKQARDMADMGADSICIKDMAGLLSPVAASALVKAIKKRVDLPVQIHSHYTSGMAAMSYLAALEAGADVVDCAISPFAMGTSQPATETIVAALAGGPLDTELSLEKLLPVAKHYQALHEKYKDIIMGVSGVNVNILLYQIPGGMYSNLQSQLKEGGCLEKFAEVMEEVPRVRKEMGYPPLVTPTSQIVGTQAAMNVITGKRWKMVPHEVQQYFRGYYGKTPAPVDPEIQKLVLGDEKPITCRPGEKIPPEIEAAKKEIGVWCTQPEDLLSYILFPQVAKDFLPNKFSRENLVNIGQDEQDAPEAYEI
- the fsa gene encoding fructose-6-phosphate aldolase, with the translated sequence MKFFLDTANIDEIKAACSWGVISGVTTNPTLVSKEGGIDFYARVREIAEAVNGPVSAEAVSLERDRLVAEAIELAKIHPQVVVKVPMCPDGLGAVKELAARGIKTNATLIFSVNQALLAAAAGAAYVSPFVGRLDDIGEDGLALVRDIAEIFAGYGIGSQIIAASLRHPAHVRECARAGADIATVPFKVLKMMFEHPLTAKGIAQFNADWEKYRGRLA
- a CDS encoding lactate utilization protein — translated: MDISEAKKKSNKQLGETVCKALAARGFRAQYADDGEAACERVLEMIADGASVGIPGTVTVRELGLPERLEEKGCRISEHWLPGMTPEERRAAMIGELSADWFLTSANALAMDGTIVNVDGTGNRTAGMSWGPGKVIYIIGVNKITPDVHSALKRARNVATPPNALRLARRTPCAVTGRCSDCDSEDRLCRIVMLLERAPIGRECHVIIVGEELGY